A genomic stretch from Streptomyces sp. QL37 includes:
- a CDS encoding lipopolysaccharide biosynthesis protein, with the protein MTDSPEQQPAVPGRLRRLRPAFVRTGWWLPLPAGVLLGAACGFSYGLLATPEYAATSYAMVTAGKDIDPAAALGYAQSYGRLATSDATLSYAKGAAGEPVRELRTHVRSETSPDSPMISVTGTSADPDRAADIANAVTEAVVVSSGHVAKDTGVKLVKFSHAVPPVDPVSPSTPLGTAVGASAGGLVGGLVLLVRPRTGRRGATAQVPGPAQGGTTGERELVR; encoded by the coding sequence ATGACCGACTCGCCAGAGCAGCAGCCGGCCGTCCCCGGACGGCTCCGCAGGCTCCGACCCGCGTTCGTACGGACCGGGTGGTGGTTGCCGTTGCCCGCCGGTGTCCTGCTCGGAGCCGCCTGCGGATTCTCGTACGGTCTGCTCGCCACGCCCGAGTACGCGGCCACCAGCTACGCCATGGTCACCGCCGGGAAGGACATCGATCCGGCCGCCGCGCTGGGCTACGCGCAGTCGTACGGCCGCCTGGCCACCAGCGACGCCACCCTGTCGTACGCCAAGGGTGCCGCCGGGGAGCCCGTGCGCGAACTGCGGACACACGTACGGTCCGAGACTTCTCCCGACTCACCCATGATCTCGGTCACCGGCACGTCGGCCGACCCGGACCGTGCCGCGGACATCGCCAACGCGGTGACGGAGGCGGTGGTCGTCAGCAGCGGGCACGTCGCGAAGGACACCGGGGTGAAGCTGGTCAAGTTCTCCCACGCCGTGCCTCCCGTGGACCCCGTGTCCCCGTCCACGCCACTCGGCACGGCCGTGGGCGCCAGCGCGGGCGGGCTGGTCGGCGGACTGGTCCTGCTCGTGCGCCCCCGCACCGGACGCCGGGGCGCCACGGCCCAGGTGCCGGGCCCCGCCCAGGGCGGAACCACCGGCGAAAGGGAGCTCGTGCGATGA
- a CDS encoding chaplin: MSRISKVAAVMAGTGALIAGGAGMATADSGAEAVAAHSPGVLSGNVVQVPVHIPVNVCGNTVNVIALLNPAFGNTCANVSDSHEAKGEHAYGH; the protein is encoded by the coding sequence ATGTCGCGTATCTCGAAGGTGGCCGCCGTCATGGCAGGTACCGGTGCCCTGATCGCCGGCGGCGCCGGCATGGCTACCGCCGACTCCGGCGCGGAGGCCGTCGCGGCCCACTCCCCCGGTGTCCTTTCGGGCAACGTCGTCCAGGTGCCGGTCCACATCCCCGTCAACGTGTGCGGCAACACGGTGAACGTGATCGCCCTGCTGAACCCGGCGTTCGGCAACACCTGCGCCAACGTGTCGGACAGCCACGAGGCCAAGGGCGAGCACGCCTACGGCCACTGA
- a CDS encoding polysaccharide deacetylase family protein, with translation MTADTSAPPARTLPPRSRPWILTYHSVSDPTEDPYGITVSAGRLDEQLTWLRRRGLTGVGIAALLRARAAGKQGLVGLTFDDGYADFLDEALPVLRAHGCTATVFVLPGRPGGSNAWDPLGPRRPLLTEEEVRTVAAAGMEVGSHGMLHRDLTALSDEELREETHGSREELRRVTGQAPSGFCYPYGTADRRVAESVRDAGYAYGCALSPGSLSGPFALPRTHVSHADRGARLLAKELRHRLRHRSPGAGRPGDAG, from the coding sequence ATGACCGCTGACACCTCGGCGCCCCCCGCCCGGACGCTCCCTCCCAGGTCCCGGCCGTGGATCCTGACCTATCACTCGGTGAGCGACCCCACGGAGGATCCGTACGGCATCACCGTCTCCGCCGGCCGTCTGGACGAGCAGCTCACCTGGCTACGGCGCCGTGGACTGACCGGCGTCGGGATCGCGGCCCTGCTGCGTGCGCGGGCCGCCGGGAAGCAAGGGCTGGTCGGGCTCACCTTCGACGACGGGTACGCCGACTTCCTCGACGAGGCGCTTCCGGTGCTGCGCGCCCACGGCTGCACCGCGACGGTGTTCGTCCTGCCCGGCCGGCCCGGCGGCTCCAACGCCTGGGACCCGCTCGGCCCGCGCAGGCCGCTGCTGACGGAGGAGGAGGTACGTACGGTCGCCGCGGCGGGTATGGAGGTCGGCTCGCACGGGATGCTCCACCGGGATCTGACGGCTCTGTCGGACGAGGAACTGCGCGAGGAGACGCACGGCAGCCGGGAGGAGCTGCGACGCGTCACCGGGCAGGCGCCCTCCGGCTTCTGCTACCCCTACGGCACGGCCGACCGCCGGGTGGCCGAGTCCGTGCGGGACGCGGGCTACGCGTACGGATGCGCCCTCTCACCCGGCTCCCTGTCGGGGCCGTTCGCCCTTCCGCGCACGCATGTCAGCCATGCCGACCGGGGTGCCCGTCTGCTGGCCAAGGAGCTACGGCACCGGCTGCGGCACCGCTCCCCCGGCGCCGGGCGGCCGGGTGACGCCGGGTGA
- a CDS encoding GNAT family N-acetyltransferase, with protein MNTDRHGRLTVTLCRDLPDFVDLAAEWDALHRRCPTATPFQSHAWLHSWWLSYGVPGRLRVLLARRGDRLIGAAPLMLVHRPMPLLVPMGGAISDFFDILVDGEDTPAAVEALERGLHRAAAHSVVDLREVRPDASAHLLFEAWSGARSSRTDSTCMELPAEPIDALIGRMTGSRAQRTRAKLRRIDALGIECRTAPVHRVAGAVGTLLRLHELQWLGRGVNPEHLRPRFCAHLVRSTRRMVRDGEASVREFLLDGEVVAADLSFRSARLTGGYLYGADPRLRETKVDVSTMLLREIAREAGDLDRGVLSLLRGSEQYKNHWGPVPVVNRRLMLARPALEPLLRLRETQVTVRDRAAETVKSRLPAARDWRGRLGELPAAGAAFIGLS; from the coding sequence ATGAACACCGACCGACACGGGCGGCTCACCGTCACCCTTTGCAGGGATCTGCCGGACTTCGTGGACCTCGCCGCGGAGTGGGACGCGCTGCACCGCCGGTGCCCCACCGCGACGCCGTTCCAGAGCCATGCGTGGCTCCACTCGTGGTGGCTCTCCTACGGGGTGCCCGGCCGCCTCCGGGTCCTCCTCGCGCGCCGGGGAGACCGGCTGATCGGGGCGGCGCCGCTGATGCTCGTGCACCGCCCGATGCCCCTGCTGGTGCCGATGGGCGGCGCGATCTCCGACTTCTTCGACATTCTGGTGGACGGCGAGGACACCCCGGCAGCGGTCGAAGCGCTGGAGCGCGGGCTCCACCGGGCCGCCGCGCATTCGGTCGTGGACCTGCGGGAGGTGCGGCCCGACGCCTCGGCGCACCTGCTCTTCGAGGCGTGGTCAGGCGCCCGGAGCAGCCGCACGGACTCGACCTGCATGGAGCTGCCCGCCGAGCCCATCGACGCCCTCATCGGGCGGATGACCGGTTCGCGCGCCCAGCGGACGCGGGCCAAGCTCCGCAGGATCGACGCGCTCGGCATCGAGTGCCGCACCGCGCCCGTGCACCGGGTGGCGGGCGCCGTCGGCACCCTGCTGCGGCTGCACGAGCTCCAGTGGCTCGGCCGGGGTGTCAACCCGGAGCATCTGCGGCCCCGGTTCTGCGCGCATCTGGTGCGCTCCACCCGCCGGATGGTGCGCGACGGCGAGGCCTCGGTCAGGGAGTTCCTGCTCGACGGGGAGGTGGTGGCCGCCGACCTGTCGTTCCGGTCCGCGCGGCTGACGGGGGGTTACCTCTACGGGGCCGACCCCCGGCTCAGGGAGACGAAGGTGGATGTCTCCACGATGCTGCTACGTGAGATCGCCCGGGAGGCCGGGGACCTGGACCGCGGTGTGCTGAGCCTGCTGCGCGGCTCGGAGCAGTACAAGAACCACTGGGGCCCCGTGCCGGTCGTCAACCGGCGCCTGATGCTGGCCCGTCCGGCGCTGGAGCCGTTGCTGCGGCTGCGCGAGACGCAGGTGACCGTCCGGGACCGGGCGGCGGAGACGGTGAAGTCCCGCCTACCCGCAGCGCGGGACTGGCGCGGCCGGCTCGGTGAGCTGCCGGCTGCCGGGGCCGCGTTCATCGGCCTGAGTTGA
- a CDS encoding glycosyltransferase, producing the protein MRALHVITGLGVGGAEQQLRLLLRHLPVRCDVVTLTNPGAVAEGLRADGVRVRDLGMRSNRDLGAVPRLARLIRRGSYDLVHTHLYRACVYGRIAARLAGTTAVSTEHSLGRAEIEGRPLTRSTRELYLRTERLGAATVAVSDTVAGRLRDWGVPAARIHTVPNGVDVAAFRFDSARRHATRALLGLPDAAFVVGGVGRLVPGKRFDLLIRAVAALPGAWLVLAGDGPEAGALRALAARLGVAGRVRFLGECGTPGAGPGIPAVLSAVDTFVSASREESFGLAVVEALAAGLPVVYAACPAIEDLPAGRTPGATRIGSGAGGADPTDELTAALRHRMEGGARRLPPPPAVDHYDIRLSGRRLMDVYAQAIDTPALPPTERAPS; encoded by the coding sequence GTGAGGGCGCTGCACGTCATCACCGGCCTCGGCGTCGGCGGCGCCGAGCAGCAGCTGCGGCTGCTGCTGCGCCATCTGCCGGTGCGCTGCGACGTCGTGACGCTCACCAATCCGGGAGCGGTCGCGGAGGGGCTGCGCGCCGACGGCGTCCGCGTCCGGGACCTGGGGATGAGAAGCAACCGGGACCTCGGCGCCGTGCCCCGGCTGGCCCGGCTCATCCGTCGCGGCTCTTACGACCTCGTGCACACGCACCTCTACCGGGCCTGCGTCTACGGACGGATCGCGGCACGTCTCGCCGGGACCACCGCGGTGTCGACGGAGCACTCGCTCGGCCGCGCGGAGATCGAGGGACGGCCGCTCACCCGCTCCACCAGGGAGCTCTACCTGCGCACCGAGCGGCTCGGGGCGGCGACGGTCGCGGTCTCCGACACCGTCGCGGGCAGGTTGCGTGACTGGGGGGTGCCGGCCGCCCGGATCCATACCGTCCCCAACGGCGTCGACGTGGCGGCCTTCCGCTTCGACAGCGCTCGACGGCACGCCACCCGAGCCCTCCTGGGCCTCCCCGACGCGGCGTTCGTGGTGGGGGGTGTGGGCCGGCTGGTCCCCGGCAAACGCTTCGACCTGCTGATCCGCGCGGTCGCCGCCCTCCCCGGTGCCTGGCTGGTCCTGGCCGGCGACGGGCCGGAGGCCGGGGCGCTGCGCGCTCTCGCCGCCCGGCTCGGTGTGGCCGGCCGTGTCAGGTTCCTCGGCGAGTGCGGCACCCCGGGGGCCGGGCCCGGCATCCCGGCGGTGCTCAGCGCCGTCGACACGTTCGTCTCGGCGTCGCGTGAGGAGTCCTTCGGACTTGCGGTCGTCGAGGCCCTGGCGGCCGGGCTTCCGGTCGTGTACGCGGCCTGCCCCGCCATCGAGGACCTCCCGGCGGGCCGGACGCCGGGCGCCACCCGCATCGGCTCCGGCGCCGGCGGGGCCGATCCCACGGACGAGCTGACGGCCGCGCTGCGGCACCGCATGGAGGGCGGCGCCCGGAGGCTGCCGCCGCCGCCGGCCGTGGACCACTACGACATCAGGCTCAGCGGCCGGCGCCTCATGGACGTCTACGCACAGGCCATCGACACCCCAGCACTCCCCCCGACCGAGAGAGCACCATCATGA
- a CDS encoding tyrosinase family protein, giving the protein MYSRKNQRDLTRTEKKRLVDAILELKRSGRYDDFVSMHREFYVTDAESRPRPAHMTPSFFPWHRRYLLEFEKALRAVDSRVSIPYWDWTRDNTAKASLWAEDFLGGNGRPGDRQVMTGPFAYRQGNWRIRAGVTDDPFLRRNFGRPSAPVALPGPADVDRALRDPVYDSAPWNSVSTTGFRNRIEGWGIRGGRGVANHNQVHRWIGGSMAGAASPDDPVFWLHHAFIDLLWTRWQKAHPRSRYLPARALPADDPQRDRVFAHDQPMPPWDVAPSQLMDHTRLYRYV; this is encoded by the coding sequence GTGTACAGCCGCAAGAACCAGCGCGATCTCACGCGCACCGAGAAGAAGCGCCTGGTCGACGCGATCCTGGAGCTCAAGCGATCGGGCCGCTACGACGACTTCGTCAGCATGCACCGGGAGTTCTACGTCACCGACGCGGAGAGCAGGCCCCGGCCCGCCCATATGACCCCGTCCTTCTTCCCCTGGCACCGCAGATACCTCCTGGAGTTCGAGAAGGCGCTGCGGGCCGTGGATTCCCGCGTGTCCATTCCGTACTGGGACTGGACGCGGGACAACACGGCGAAGGCGTCCCTCTGGGCGGAGGACTTCCTCGGCGGCAACGGCAGACCGGGAGACCGGCAGGTCATGACCGGACCGTTCGCCTACCGGCAGGGGAACTGGCGGATCCGCGCCGGAGTGACCGACGACCCCTTCCTGCGGCGCAACTTCGGCCGGCCCTCCGCGCCCGTCGCACTGCCCGGGCCCGCGGACGTGGACCGTGCGCTGCGCGATCCGGTGTACGACTCCGCGCCCTGGAACAGCGTCAGCACCACCGGCTTCCGTAACAGGATCGAGGGGTGGGGCATCAGGGGCGGCCGCGGCGTGGCCAACCACAACCAGGTGCACCGCTGGATCGGCGGGTCGATGGCGGGCGCCGCGTCACCCGACGATCCCGTCTTCTGGCTGCACCACGCCTTCATCGACCTGCTGTGGACCCGCTGGCAGAAGGCGCATCCGCGCTCCCGCTACCTGCCGGCCCGAGCGCTCCCCGCCGACGACCCGCAGCGGGACCGGGTGTTCGCGCATGACCAGCCCATGCCGCCGTGGGACGTGGCGCCCTCACAGCTCATGGACCACACCCGGCTTTACCGGTACGTCTGA
- a CDS encoding tyrosinase family oxidase copper chaperone, with translation MNPTDAAIGRPPGAPRPARRAVLRTAFTAAVIAGTGGALAPVIIEADPEPGSPARERGAVGPERFSELYKGREIRGTATTMVPAGAQPYAGEAGAVTAVSGTEVSVDGRALHVMRRADGSYLSAVNHYESFPTLLETARAAVDELGTAQLSAASPHTI, from the coding sequence ATGAACCCGACCGACGCCGCCATCGGGCGGCCGCCCGGCGCCCCACGGCCGGCACGCCGGGCGGTGCTGCGCACCGCCTTCACCGCGGCCGTGATCGCCGGCACCGGCGGTGCGCTCGCCCCGGTGATCATCGAGGCGGACCCGGAGCCCGGAAGCCCTGCTCGGGAGCGAGGCGCAGTGGGGCCCGAGCGCTTCTCCGAGCTCTACAAGGGCCGGGAGATCCGGGGCACGGCCACCACCATGGTGCCGGCCGGTGCTCAGCCGTACGCAGGCGAGGCCGGAGCCGTCACCGCCGTGTCCGGCACCGAGGTCAGCGTCGACGGGAGGGCGCTGCACGTGATGCGGCGCGCCGACGGGAGCTACCTGAGCGCCGTCAACCACTACGAGTCGTTCCCCACGCTCCTCGAGACGGCCCGCGCGGCGGTGGACGAACTCGGCACCGCCCAGTTGTCGGCAGCCTCCCCGCACACCATCTGA